A genomic window from Candidatus Hydrogenedentota bacterium includes:
- a CDS encoding tetratricopeptide repeat protein, which translates to MNETTKKVLRDNWYLVAIFCVVLVAAGLGYVRSVGASAPVETTPDVESHLISTQETGATSNAEDVTGSKRDDVAAVLEDYRAKYEADPKGKDAPALLAAMGNLYRQKQGNYMEAAQCFERLISEHPDAPGIRDAYLQLVTCYERAGDRENRQRVLRRIVEVYPADSQEHAYASTQLYQ; encoded by the coding sequence ATGAACGAGACTACAAAGAAAGTACTCCGCGATAACTGGTATCTGGTTGCGATCTTCTGCGTCGTTCTCGTAGCGGCCGGCTTGGGATATGTGCGTTCGGTCGGTGCGTCTGCACCTGTTGAAACCACTCCCGATGTCGAATCGCATCTCATCTCCACCCAGGAGACCGGCGCCACTTCAAACGCGGAGGACGTCACAGGCTCCAAGCGTGACGATGTCGCTGCCGTGTTGGAGGACTACCGGGCGAAGTATGAAGCGGATCCAAAGGGCAAAGATGCTCCTGCCCTACTGGCGGCGATGGGGAACCTCTACCGTCAAAAGCAAGGGAACTACATGGAGGCGGCCCAATGTTTCGAGCGTCTTATCAGCGAACACCCCGACGCTCCCGGTATCCGCGACGCCTACCTCCAACTCGTGACGTGCTACGAACGCGCAGGGGACCGGGAAAACCGCCAACGCGTATTGCGGCGAATCGTTGAAGTCTACCCCGCCGACTCCCAAGAGCACGCCTACGCCTCAACCCAGCTTTATCAATAG